A window from uncultured Desulfobacter sp. encodes these proteins:
- a CDS encoding molybdopterin cofactor-binding domain-containing protein, giving the protein MKKINLTINGCERQVIADKNLVLLDLLREQLHLTGTKQSCDRKGQCGACTVIVNKKAVLSCLTRVDKLDGASVISIEGLGTPDNPHLIQHAFVLTGAIQCGFCTPGMIMAAKALLDTNLNPTVEEIKHALRRNICRCTGYVKIIEAVQLAAQFLKGEKTPEQITPLPTDPKIGVSHPRPSAMIKACGTAPFTSDIVMPDAPEIAVVRSPHMHAKIQKIDFSQAEKMPGFMGTLTAADIKGTNRLKYVVDDRPVLCEDRVRTMGDAVAAVVARTREQALAAAQTVDVQYSPLPEVTTTRRAMAADAPRIHSHTPNLCFSQPLVKGDTDEGFKNASAVIEQHFTTQLNHQAPLEPENSVAYMEGDGPDAVLVVMGRSINIHLHKATLQAALGYENIRYEEPFSGGQFGMKLEIFTEGIAAAAALKFKRPVRYIPSLAESMMMTSKRHPFDIQLKMGADVHGKLTALEMDITVDNGAYHSIGNVIINRALQMLTSSYYVPNVKVASKLVYTNNPWGSAARGAGPPQAHYALECGMNLLAQKLNMDPLAFRRHNSLKPGLTKATGHVQDDVWPFPELCDDILPHYKRALADAKAHDNTGPVKRGVGLGAAAFGIGFPADKSTAAVALEPDDCVTVYAAAADPGEGNDSMLTQLAAQVLELPLNKVRAVTRTTAKTSAAGPASGSRVTLMIGGATVDALQQLKKAMDEVGAKTFEAFTAAGKPTRYEGNKSTFQTAPLDPKTGQGPSTESDTHAIQLAEVEVNTQTGEVKVLKMTAVVDAGPVINPHNLTGQMEGGMDMGVGYALREQYIAGKTRDWLTFKFPTMKTAFDMEVIYRQTHRKRGTLGSTGVGEMSMVSTAPAVINAIENACGALITNLPATPDKVLDRLKAADIV; this is encoded by the coding sequence ATGAAAAAGATTAATTTAACAATCAACGGCTGTGAAAGGCAGGTAATTGCCGATAAAAATTTGGTTCTGCTTGATTTGCTCCGGGAACAGTTACACCTGACCGGTACCAAACAATCCTGTGACAGAAAAGGGCAATGCGGTGCATGCACCGTCATTGTCAATAAAAAAGCGGTGTTGTCGTGCCTGACCCGGGTAGACAAATTGGATGGGGCATCGGTGATCTCCATTGAAGGGTTGGGCACACCGGACAACCCGCATCTTATCCAGCATGCGTTTGTGCTGACCGGCGCCATCCAGTGCGGTTTTTGCACACCCGGCATGATCATGGCGGCCAAAGCCCTGCTGGACACCAATCTGAATCCTACGGTTGAAGAGATCAAACACGCCTTGCGCCGTAATATTTGCCGCTGCACAGGGTATGTAAAAATCATTGAAGCTGTACAGCTGGCCGCCCAATTTCTTAAAGGGGAAAAAACACCCGAACAGATCACCCCGTTGCCCACCGATCCCAAAATAGGCGTTTCCCACCCCAGACCTTCAGCCATGATTAAAGCATGCGGCACGGCCCCCTTTACTTCGGATATTGTCATGCCGGATGCCCCGGAAATCGCTGTGGTACGAAGCCCCCACATGCATGCAAAAATTCAAAAAATAGATTTTTCCCAAGCTGAAAAAATGCCGGGGTTTATGGGCACACTGACGGCCGCAGATATCAAAGGCACCAACCGCTTGAAATATGTTGTGGATGACCGTCCCGTTCTGTGTGAAGACCGGGTGCGGACCATGGGAGATGCAGTTGCCGCCGTGGTGGCCCGGACCCGCGAACAGGCATTGGCTGCGGCCCAGACCGTGGACGTTCAATATTCACCGTTGCCCGAGGTGACAACGACCCGCCGGGCGATGGCCGCCGACGCACCCCGGATTCATTCCCATACGCCCAATCTATGTTTCTCACAACCTTTGGTCAAAGGGGATACCGATGAGGGGTTTAAAAATGCATCAGCGGTAATTGAACAACACTTCACGACCCAGTTAAACCACCAGGCCCCCCTGGAACCGGAAAACAGCGTGGCCTACATGGAAGGAGACGGACCGGATGCCGTTCTGGTGGTGATGGGCCGCAGTATTAATATCCACCTTCACAAGGCAACCCTGCAAGCAGCCCTTGGATATGAAAACATTCGCTATGAAGAGCCGTTTTCAGGCGGCCAGTTCGGCATGAAACTTGAAATCTTCACCGAGGGGATTGCAGCGGCAGCGGCATTGAAATTTAAACGGCCCGTGCGATATATCCCAAGCCTTGCCGAATCCATGATGATGACATCCAAGCGCCATCCCTTTGATATTCAGTTGAAAATGGGCGCTGACGTGCATGGCAAACTCACAGCCCTTGAGATGGATATCACCGTAGACAACGGCGCGTATCACTCCATCGGCAACGTCATCATCAACCGGGCCCTGCAAATGCTGACAAGCTCCTATTATGTGCCCAACGTCAAGGTCGCATCAAAACTGGTTTATACCAATAATCCATGGGGCAGCGCAGCACGGGGCGCAGGCCCCCCACAGGCGCATTATGCCCTTGAGTGCGGCATGAACCTGCTTGCCCAAAAACTAAACATGGACCCGCTGGCGTTCAGACGACACAACAGCCTTAAACCCGGGCTGACCAAGGCCACCGGCCATGTCCAGGACGACGTATGGCCGTTCCCCGAGCTGTGTGATGATATTTTACCCCATTATAAAAGGGCGCTGGCAGATGCAAAGGCCCATGACAATACAGGTCCTGTCAAGCGCGGTGTCGGCCTGGGGGCTGCGGCCTTCGGCATTGGGTTTCCGGCAGATAAATCCACCGCGGCCGTGGCGCTGGAACCCGATGACTGCGTCACGGTATACGCGGCGGCGGCAGATCCTGGAGAAGGCAATGATTCCATGCTCACCCAGCTTGCGGCCCAGGTGCTGGAACTGCCCCTTAACAAGGTGCGTGCCGTGACCCGGACAACCGCGAAAACCAGTGCAGCGGGGCCTGCTTCCGGCAGCAGGGTTACGCTGATGATTGGCGGGGCCACAGTGGATGCCCTGCAACAATTGAAAAAAGCCATGGATGAAGTTGGCGCAAAGACGTTTGAGGCGTTTACGGCAGCTGGAAAGCCCACCCGTTATGAGGGCAATAAATCAACGTTTCAAACCGCACCTTTGGATCCTAAAACCGGCCAGGGCCCGTCAACGGAATCGGACACCCATGCCATTCAACTGGCTGAAGTGGAAGTCAATACCCAAACCGGCGAGGTTAAGGTGCTAAAAATGACCGCTGTGGTTGACGCAGGACCTGTCATCAATCCCCATAACCTCACAGGCCAGATGGAAGGCGGGATGGATATGGGGGTGGGATATGCCCTTCGCGAACAATACATCGCCGGAAAAACAAGAGACTGGCTGACGTTCAAATTCCCAACAATGAAAACCGCCTTTGACATGGAGGTAATTTACAGACAAACGCACAGAAAACGAGGCACCCTTGGTTCCACCGGGGTTGGAGAAATGTCCATGGTATCAACGGCTCCGGCTGTCATCAACGCCATTGAGAATGCCTGCGGCGCTTTGATTACCAATCTTCCGGCCACACCGGACAAGGTGCTTGACAGATTAAAAGCGGCCGATATCGTTTAA